One genomic window of Candidatus Hydrogenedens sp. includes the following:
- a CDS encoding bile acid:sodium symporter family protein: protein MIVFQIFSRMMVVWVILAGIIGYFFPPVLTIFNPYKDWFFMFTMAGIGVVLKIEDFIPIVKRPHWVLLGTIAQFVIMPLLGFLIAKGLQLPPSLAIGVILVGSTPGAMASNVISYMAGADVAYSVALTSTSTLLSPILTPLCTYIFGSVYISVPFWGMFMSIIKMVIVPLMVGFAIRYLLKERINKVVDVFPAISSLCIAFICGLVVALNADKFGDVSLLIFSAVVLHNFLGLILGYGAGILYRFDEKRKRTLAIEVGMQNAGLGAVLALNHFSAESALPNALFATWCIITASILAELWQWKNRKEHP, encoded by the coding sequence ATGATTGTTTTTCAAATATTTTCGAGAATGATGGTAGTGTGGGTTATTCTTGCAGGTATAATTGGTTATTTTTTTCCACCAGTGTTGACTATTTTTAATCCATATAAAGACTGGTTCTTCATGTTTACCATGGCAGGTATAGGTGTAGTATTAAAAATTGAAGATTTCATTCCAATAGTTAAACGACCCCATTGGGTATTGTTAGGCACAATTGCCCAGTTTGTAATTATGCCTCTTCTGGGATTTTTAATAGCCAAAGGATTGCAATTACCTCCTTCATTAGCCATTGGTGTTATATTAGTCGGCTCTACACCTGGAGCCATGGCTTCCAATGTTATTTCATATATGGCAGGAGCAGATGTGGCATATTCCGTAGCACTAACCAGCACAAGCACTTTGTTATCTCCCATACTCACACCCCTGTGTACCTATATTTTTGGGAGTGTATATATTTCAGTGCCTTTCTGGGGTATGTTTATGAGTATTATCAAAATGGTAATTGTTCCACTAATGGTAGGTTTTGCTATTCGCTATCTACTCAAAGAACGAATTAACAAGGTGGTAGATGTATTTCCTGCTATATCTTCTCTGTGTATTGCATTCATTTGCGGTCTGGTTGTAGCACTAAATGCGGATAAATTCGGGGATGTATCCTTACTTATCTTCTCTGCTGTGGTTTTGCATAACTTCTTAGGTCTTATCTTAGGTTATGGAGCAGGAATTTTATATCGCTTTGATGAAAAGAGGAAACGGACATTAGCCATCGAAGTAGGCATGCAAAACGCAGGCTTAGGTGCAGTACTGGCATTAAATCACTTCTCTGCAGAAAGTGCCCTACCAAATGCATTATTTGCAACATGGTGCATTATAACCGCATCCATTCTCGCAGAACTCTGGCAATGGAAAAACAGAAAAGAACACCCTTAA